Below is a window of bacterium DNA.
TCGCGGTCGCCCCCGCCGAGCTCGTCGAGGAGGTCGCGGTCGTCGGCACGCTGGTGCCGCGCGCCCAGGCCGAGATCAAGTCGGACATCCCCGGCCGCATCGTCGAGATCCCCGTCCGCGAGTGGGTGCGCGTGCGCCGCGGCGACCCGCTCGCCCGCGTCGACACCCGCGAGGTCGACTCGCAGATCGCCAAGGCCCGCACGGCCATCGAGCTGGCGAAGGCCAACCTGGCAGCGGCGGAGGCCGGGCGCGCCGAGGCCGACGTCGCGGCCGAGCAGGCGCGCCGCGAGCTCGAGCGGCTGCGCGGGCTCAAGGACGCGGGACTGGCGACGCAGCAGTCGCTCGACGACGCCGGCTCC
It encodes the following:
- a CDS encoding biotin/lipoyl-binding protein; translation: MDVRTDMRALRLATGALVVFALAGCGKGAPPPAAKEAASALIAVDTIAVAPAELVEEVAVVGTLVPRAQAEIKSDIPGRIVEIPVREWVRVRRGDPLARVDTREVDSQIAKARTAIELAKANLAAAEAGRAEADVAAEQARRELERLRGLKDAGLATQQSLDDAGS